In Anaerobacillus isosaccharinicus, one genomic interval encodes:
- a CDS encoding Ger(x)C family spore germination protein, which translates to MKIYSRLFLFIIFLLTGCWDAQELNEISLVTGLAIDKGKDYKYELTVEVLNPPALETETIGSQTASIIYTLEGDSVAELAKKTNVGFTRKLKYSHMRVVVISKELAEEGLLEFIDFFEADREIRNDFNFLVVNNVRASDVLKVTYPMQRVSSMKLHVQLDTMVNEWGGDPNIRLKDFVRALASPGREPVLGTIKVEGPVKKGNKLENMEKVEPDTLVVLDGLSIFKGLEYQGNLPVKHARNYLLLQDKLNNTSITVTCGENKMMTSRIYNSKTRINAYYKNDIPHIDVDIELEGRIDLLQCPVDIMKIKSYLEIEEKFAKSFKNEIDNTIRILQEEYQLDIFGFGEHMERQAYDDFKKVKDHWNEEFSRAEINVDVIVKLRRAGLITNPVFEDIE; encoded by the coding sequence GTGAAAATATATAGTCGTCTATTCCTATTTATCATCTTCTTGTTAACTGGATGTTGGGATGCACAAGAACTAAATGAAATTTCATTAGTAACCGGGTTAGCTATCGACAAAGGAAAAGATTATAAATATGAATTAACAGTAGAGGTATTAAATCCTCCTGCATTAGAAACAGAGACTATCGGTAGCCAAACCGCTTCGATCATTTATACGCTAGAAGGAGACAGCGTCGCTGAGCTAGCAAAAAAAACGAATGTTGGTTTTACCCGCAAATTAAAATATTCGCATATGCGAGTTGTCGTTATCAGTAAGGAACTGGCTGAAGAAGGATTACTAGAGTTCATCGACTTTTTTGAGGCTGACCGAGAAATCAGAAATGATTTTAATTTTCTTGTCGTAAATAACGTGCGCGCAAGTGATGTCCTAAAGGTAACCTATCCGATGCAACGTGTTTCCTCAATGAAACTACATGTACAGCTAGATACAATGGTAAATGAATGGGGCGGTGATCCTAATATTCGCTTAAAAGATTTTGTGAGGGCACTTGCCTCTCCTGGCCGCGAGCCTGTACTTGGAACAATCAAAGTAGAAGGTCCCGTTAAAAAAGGAAATAAATTAGAAAATATGGAAAAGGTAGAGCCTGATACATTGGTTGTATTAGACGGTTTAAGTATTTTTAAAGGACTTGAATATCAAGGAAATTTACCAGTAAAGCACGCAAGAAATTATCTGTTACTTCAAGATAAGTTAAATAACACTTCTATTACAGTAACATGTGGTGAAAATAAAATGATGACCTCACGTATTTATAATTCTAAAACAAGAATCAATGCTTATTATAAAAACGATATTCCCCACATTGACGTTGACATTGAATTAGAGGGACGGATAGACTTGCTTCAATGCCCAGTTGATATTATGAAAATCAAAAGTTACCTTGAAATCGAAGAGAAATTTGCAAAATCCTTCAAAAATGAAATCGATAATACGATCCGTATTTTACAAGAGGAATACCAATTAGATATCTTTGGATTTGGTGAGCATATGGAACGGCAAGCCTATGATGACTTTAAGAAAGTAAAAGATCATTGGAATGAGGAGTTTAGCCGAGCTGAAATTAATGTTGATGTTATTGTTAAATTACGTCGTGCTGGTTTAATTACTAATCCCGTTTTTGAAGATATTGAATAA
- a CDS encoding helix-turn-helix domain-containing protein has product MPVNTRSTYSGYEKGVREAGYVVLIRLAKLFDVSVDYLLGLTEKPKYKMERNVYKVLYSSNLHWNGIPIEEGDLQPIRTMLENILNARAKN; this is encoded by the coding sequence GTGCCCGTTAACACTAGAAGTACATATTCAGGGTATGAAAAAGGGGTACGTGAAGCTGGCTACGTGGTATTAATTAGATTAGCGAAATTATTTGATGTATCTGTAGATTATTTATTAGGTTTAACAGAAAAACCAAAATATAAAATGGAGAGAAATGTTTATAAAGTTCTATATTCTAGTAACTTGCATTGGAATGGAATTCCGATTGAAGAAGGAGACTTACAACCGATCCGAACAATGCTAGAAAATATTTTGAATGCTAGAGCAAAAAACTAA
- a CDS encoding YflJ family protein, which produces MHYGSKGWYVHELKKRGIRYHQGKKLETYKTYVLANLYKEIAS; this is translated from the coding sequence ATGCATTACGGAAGCAAAGGTTGGTATGTTCACGAATTGAAAAAGCGTGGGATAAGGTATCATCAAGGTAAGAAATTAGAAACATACAAAACGTATGTGTTAGCTAATTTGTATAAAGAGATAGCATCTTAA